A single genomic interval of Spinacia oleracea cultivar Varoflay chromosome 6, BTI_SOV_V1, whole genome shotgun sequence harbors:
- the LOC130463632 gene encoding uncharacterized protein, translated as MALQEGIIEALKQGITDIQIEGDNLLVINIIKGLCSTPWKLQTVTEDIKKLLCNFSSWKIEHIYREGNAAADWIANVGHLISDSMYFDPVCSPQLLSIIHRDKLGIPLERRAS; from the coding sequence ATGGCATTACAAGAAGGTATCATTGAAGCACTAAAGCAAGGGATTACCGACATTCAAATTGAAGGAGACAACTTACTAGTCATCAACATCATTAAAGGCCTATGTAGCACCCCCTGGAAACTTCAAACAGTGACGGAAGACATCAAAAAACTGCTTTGCAATTTCAGCAGTTGGAAGATTGAGCACATATATAGAGAAGGGAATGCAGCTGCAGACTGGATAGCTAATGTAGGACATCTTATTTCGGATTCTATGTACTTTGATCCTGTATGTAGCCCACAACTCCTATCGATCATTCATAGAGACAAATTGGGAATCCCCCTCGAGAGGAGGGCCTCCTAG
- the LOC130463211 gene encoding vacuolar protein sorting-associated protein 35B-like: MANATRGSGGLVMLFIEIINKYLYFFEKGNNQITVNTIQDLMELITTEMQSDNAATDSAAEAFFASTLRYIQFQKQKGGAVSEKYEPNVSFFVDLGELKS; encoded by the exons ATGGCTAATGCTACTCGGGGTAGTGGTGGTTTAGTTATGCTGTTCATTGAAATCATCAATAA GTATCTCTATTTTTTTGAGAAGGGAAACAACCAAATCACCGTCAATACAATCCAGGATCTAATGGAATTAATTACTACAGAGATGCAAAGTGATAATGCGGCAACAGATTCTGCTGCTGAAGCTTTCTTTGCAAGCACATTGCGGTACATCCAATTCCAGAAACAAAAAGGTGGCGCAGTTAGTGAGAAATATGAACCTAATGTTAGTTTTTTTGTTGATCTGG GAGAACTGAAAAGTTAA
- the LOC110798190 gene encoding ubiquitin C-terminal hydrolase 12, producing MTMMTQPPLDQEDEEMLVPHSDVVVEGPQPMEAVSADANNVAENQAVEEPPTSKFTWTIENFSRINTKKHYSDAFAVGGYKWRILIFPKGNNVDYLSMYLDVADSPALPYGWSRYAAFSLLVVNQAHQKYSIRKETQHQFNARESDWGFTSFMPLSDVYDPSRGYLVNDTLVIEAEVAVRRVMDYWSYDSKKETGCVGLKNQGATCYMNSLLQTLYHIPYFRKAVYHMPTTENDNPTNSIPLALQSLFYKLQYNDTSVSTKELTKSFGWDTYDSFMQHDVQELNRVLCEKLEDKMKGTVVEGTIQQLFEGHHMNYIECVNVDYKSTRKESFYDLQLDVKGCRDVYASFDKYVEVERLEGDNKYHAEQHGLQDAKKGVLFLDFPPVLQLQLKRFEYDFVRDTMVKINDRYEFPLELDLDRENGKYLAPGADKSVRNLYTLHSVLVHSGGVHGGHYYAYIRPTLSDQWFKFDDERVTKEDLKKALEEQYGGEEELPQTNPGFNNAPFKFTKYSNAYMLVYIRESDKDKVVCNVDEKDIAEHLRTRLKKEQEEKEDKRRYKAQAHLFTIIKVARDDDLAEQIGKDIYFDLVDHDKVRSFRVQKQMIFNQFKEEVAKELGIPVQFQRYWIWAKRQNHTYRPNRPLTPVEETQAVGQLREASNKMHNAELKLFLEVEIGLDLHPIAPPDKTKDEILLFFKLYDPEKEELRYVGRVFVKSTGKPADIFNKLNEMASFAPDEEIELFEEIKFEPCVMCEPLDKRLSFRLSQLEDGDIICYQKVPPIDSEDQYRYPDVPSFLEYVHNRQVVHFRSLERPKEDDFCLELSKINTYDEVVERVAQRLSLDDPSKIRLTSHNCYSQQPKPQPIKYRGVDHLSDMLVHYNQTSDILYYEVLDIPLPELQGLKNLKVAFHHTTKDEVVIHNIRLPKQSTVGDVIDELKTKVELSHPDAELRLLEVFYHKIYKIFPCSEKIENINDQYWTLRAEEIPEEEKNLDPNDRLIHVYHFTKDTAQNQMQVQNFGEPFFLVIREGETVAEIKVRIQKKLHVPDEEFSKWKFAFLSLGRPEYLQDIDIVSSRFQRRDVYGAWEQYLGLEHTDTTPKRAYTANQNRHSYEKPVKIYN from the exons ATGACTATGATGACCCAGCCTCCCTTGGAT CAGGAGGACGAGGAGATGCTCGTGCCCCATTCTGATGTCGTCGTCGAAGGTCCTCAGCCCATGGAAG ctGTATCAGCAGATGCTAATAATGTGGCCGAGAATCAGGCCGTGGAGGAGCCCCCAACTTCTAAATTTACATGGACTATTGAGAATTTCTCTAGAATAAACACTAAGAAGCACTACTCTGATGCTTTTGCTGTTGGTGGTTATAAATG GCGGATCTTGATTTTCCCAAAAGGGAATAATGTGGACTATCTGTCAATGTATCTTGATGTTGCGGATTCTCCTGCTTTGCCATATGGTTGGAGTAGATATGCTGCTTTTAGTCTGTTAGTGGTTAATCAAGCTCATCAGAAGTACTCAATAAGAAAAG AGACGCAACATCAGTTTAATGCTAGAGAGAGCGATTGGGGTTTTACATCTTTTATGCCTCTCAGCGATGTATATGATCCTTCGAGGGGATATCTTGTCAATGATACTCTGGTGATAGAAGCTGAGGTTGCCGTTCGTCGTGTAATGGATTATTGGTCATATGACTCGAAGAAAGAGACGGGCTGTGTTGGACTCAAGAATCAGGGAGCAACTTGCTACATGAATTCCCTTCTGCAAACTTTGTATCATATTCCCTATTTCAGAAAG GCTGTCTACCATATGCCTACAACTGAGAACGATAATCCTACTAATAGCATCCCGTTGGCTTTGCAAAGTTTATTCTACAAGCTTCAATATAATGACACAAGTGTCTCAACCAAAGAATTAACCAAGTCTTTTGGATGGGACACTTATGATTCTTTCATGCAACATGATGTGCAGGAGCTCAATAGAGTTTTGTGTGAGAAGCTTGAAGATAAGATGAAG GGAACTGTTGTGGAGGGAACTATTCAACAATTGTTTGAAGGGCATCATATGAACTATATTGAATGTGTCAATGTAGACTATAAATCCACGAGGAAGGAATCGTTTTATG ATCTTCAGCTGGATGTCAAAGGCTGTCGGGATGTGTATGCTTCATTTGATAAGTATGTGGAAGTTGAACGTCTGGAAGGCGATAACAAGTACCATGCTGAGCAACATGGTTTACAG GATGCTAAGAAAGGTGTTCTATTCCTTGATTTCCCTCCAGTGCTTCAGCTCCAACTCAAGAGGTTTGAATATGACTTTGTAAGGGACACCATGGTAAAG ATCAATGATCGTTATGAGTTTCCTCTCGAGCTTGACCTTGACAGGGAAAATGGGAAATATTTAGCCCCTGGAGCAGATAAGAGCGTTCGAAACCTATATACACTTCACAG TGTTTTGGTACATAGTGGGGGAGTCCATGGTGGACATTATTATGCATATATAAGGCCAACACTATCTGACCAATG GTTCAAATTTGATGATGAGCGGGTGACTAAAGAGGATTTGAAGAAGGCTTTAGAAGAGCAGTATGGCGGTGAAGAAGAG TTGCCGCAGACAAATCCGGGGTTTAATAATGCTCCTTTCAAGTTTACAAAATATTCAAACGCTTACATGCTTGTGTATATACGTGAAAGTGACAAGGACAAAGTAGTTTGTAATGTGGATGAGAAGGACATTGCAGAGCATCTTAGG ACAAGATTGAAGAAGGAGCAAGAAGAGAAGGAAGACAAGAGGCGGTACAAAGCACAGGCACATCTTTTTACTATCATAAAG GTTGCCCGAGATGATGATCTTGCAGAACAGATCGGAAAGGACATTTATTTTGATCTTGTGGATCATGACAAAGTTCGCAGTTTCCGTGTACAGAAGCAGATGATATTTAATCAATTCAAG GAGGAGGTTGCCAAAGAATTAGGTATACCTGTTCAATTTCAGCGATATTGGATCTGGGCGAAGCGCCAGAACCACACATATCGTCCTAATCGACCTCTGACGCCAGTGGAAGAAACCCAAGCT GTGGGGCAACTGAGAGAGGCATCAAATAAGATGCACAATGCAGAGTTGAAGTTATTTCTGGAAGTAGAGATAGGGTTG GATCTTCACCCAATCGCTCCTCCAGATAAAACAAAAGATGAAATTTTGCTCTTTTTCAAGCTTTATGATCCTGAAAAGGAAGAACTCCG ATATGTAGGCAGGGTTTTTGTCAAAAGCACTGGTAAACCAGCTGatatttttaacaaattaaatgagATGGCTAGCTTTGCTCCGGATGAGGAGATTGAACTCTTTGAG GAAATCAAGTTTGAACCATGTGTCATGTGTGAGCCCCTTGACAAGAGGCTGTCATTTAGGTTGAGCCAG TTGGAAGATGGTGACATCATCTGCTACCAGAAAGTTCCCCCAATTGATAGTGAGGATCAGTATCGTTATCCTGATGTACCGTCATTCTTAGAGTATGTTCACAATCGTCAG GTTGTCCATTTTCGATCCCTAGAGAGGCCCAAAGAAGATGATTTCTGCCTAGAATT GTCAAAAATAAATACTTATGACGAAGTTGTTGAAAGAGTTGCTCAGAGACTCAGTCTTGATGATCCTTCGAAGATTAGGCTGACGTCTCATAATTGCTACTCTCAGCAGCCTAAACCACAGCCTATCAAGTATAGAGGAGTAGATCATCTGTCTGACATGCTGGTTCATTACAATCAG ACTTCTGATATCCTGTATTATGAAGTACTTGACATTCCTTTGCCAGAATTGCAAGGACTAAAAAATCTTAAAGTAGCTTTTCATCATACCACAAAAGATGAG GTGGTAATTCACAATATTAGACTACCAAAGCAAAGTACCGTAGGAGATGTAATTGATGAGCTAAAGACAAAG GTGGAATTGTCACATCCGGATGCAGAGCTCAGATTACTTGAAGTTTTCTACCACAAGATCTACAAG ATTTTTCCATGTAGTGAAAAGATTGAAAATATAAATGACCAGTACTGGACATTGCGTGCAGAGGAG ATCCCTGAAGAAGAAAAGAACCTTGACCCCAATGATCGTTTGATTCATGTCTACCATTTCACCAAGGACACCGCACAAAATCAGATG CAAGTGCAGAACTTTGGGGAACCCTTTTTCTTGGTTATTCGTGAAGGTGAAACAGTAGCTGAAATTAAAGTGAGAATACAGAAGAAATTGCATGTTCCTGATGAAGAGTTTTCCAAG TGGAAATTTGCATTTTTGTCACTGGGCCGGCCAGAGTATTTGCAAGATATTGACATTGTATCCAGCCGTTTTCAG AGGAGAGACGTTTATGGTGCCTGGGAACAGTACCTGGGGTTGGAACATACTGATACTACTCCAAAGAGGGCATACACAGCAAATCAG AATCGTCACTCATATGAGAAGCCAGTAAAAATTTACAACTGA